Part of the Actinomycetes bacterium genome, CCCCCCGTTGTTGCTGTCGGTCGACCCGAACGATCGGGCCGATGTATACGATCGGGCTGATGTATCGATCCGATGTATCGACACGATAGGTCGGGCGCGCCGGAGTGTCAACCCGGGCACCCGCACGTGTACGACCCGTGGCCGATCCGTGAAGATCCGTGGCCGTGGGTAGACTGGGGCGAGCGCCGGCACCCGGCCGGCACCGTTCCTCCCTCGTCACCATGCGCCTCGTCGACTACACGCTCGCCAAGAGGGCGAAGCTCACCGAGCTGCGCGGTGGGCGCCTGTCGCGCACCGAAGTGTGCGACGCCCACCCCGAGCTGCTCCGCGCTGCCCGCAACGTCGGCGAGTCGACCCTGATGCCCTGCCCGGTGTGCGCCGAGTCCTCGCTCGTCCACGTGACCTACGTGTTCGGCGACGCGCTGCGCCAGGACTCCGGCCGGGTCTGGCCGCGCGACGGCCTGGCCGCGCTCCACCGCTCGGTGGAGGAGTTCGCCTGCTACGTCGTGGAGGTCTGCACCGCCTGCTACTGGAACCATCTGGCCCAGCGCTACCTCCTCGGCCGCCGGCACGTCGGCTGAGCTGGTCAAAGGGTCGGGCTCCCCCAGCACGTTGGCACCGGCGCTCTTGGGGGGCCGTGGGGGGAGCGAGCTCCCTCCACATCGAACAAGGACCGCCGGGCAGGCACGCCGCGGCGCGCCGACCAAGGGCGGTGGTCGCCGCCAGAGCGAGCTCCCCCCACATCGAACGAGGACTGTGCTCGCCACACACACCAGCCGCAGAACCCGATCCCCAGGAGTGCGGTAGAGTCGTCCGCCATGGCAGCACGCACGACGATGACCCCCCGTGTGGCCAGGCTGGCACAACCCGCGCCGCGCTCCCGTCTCCGCCGCGCGCTGCGCTGGAGCCTGTGGCTGGCCGTGCCTGTCATGGCTGTGGGCGTCGGCGGCGTGATCGGCTTGGTCTACGCGTTCGCCAAGGTGCCGCTGCCCGACAAGGTCCCGACCGCCCAGGCCATCATCGTCCAGGACCGCTACGGCCACGAGCTGACCACGATGACCCCGGAGCAGAACCGGCGCGAGGTCCCCCTCAAGGAGATCTCGCCGGCCATGCGCGTGGCCGTCATCGCCGCCGAGGACCGCCACTACTACCAGCACGGGGCGATCTCCTACCGGGGCCTGCTCCGGGCCGCATGGGCCAACGTCACCCGCAGGCGGGTCGCTCAGGGCGGTTCCACCATCACCCAGCAGTACGTGAAGAACGCCTACCTCGACCGCAAACGCACGATCTTCCGCAAGCTGCGCGAGGTGATCATCGCCACCAAGCTCGAGGAGAAGTACTCCAAGGACCAGATCCTCGAGTTCTACCTGAACACCATCTACTTCGGCCGGGGCGCCTACGGGGTCGACGCGGCCGCCCGCACCTACTTCCCCTATTTCAAGTGCAACAACCAGAACATGAACTGCAAGCCGGCCTGGACGGCCAAGAACCTGACCCCGGCCCAGGCCGCGTTCCTGGCCGGCGCCATCCGCAGCCCTGAGTTCTACTCCAAGGACCGCAACAGGCAGTCCGCCCTGGCCAGGCGCAACGTGGTGCTGCGGAGCATGGCCGAACAGGGGTCTCTGACCCAGCAGCAGGCCGCGAAGGCCACGGCCGCTCAGCTCGGCACCGCCAAGGAGGCGACGCGACGCGGCGGGGGCATTGCGAGCTCGCCAGCCCCCTACTTCCTCGAGAAGGTGCGCCAGAACCTCGTGGACAAGCTCGGCGCCGAGCGGGTCAACCTGGGCGGGTTCCGGGTGGTGACCACGCTCGATCCGAGGATGCAGACGGCCGCCAACAAGGTCGTCAGGACCGTGCTGGGCAGGAAGGGCGACCCCCTGGTCGCCCTGGTCGCCCTCGATCCGCAGACCGGTGCGGTGCGGGCGATGTACGGTGGCAGCGACTACCGCGTGCAGAAGTACAACCTGGCCACCGACTCCATGCGCCAGGCCGGCTCGACCATGAAGCCCTTCGTGCTGGAGCAGTGGTTGAACAAGGGCTTCTCGGTCAAGTCGGCGTTCAAGGGGCCGGCCAAGATCGTCGTGGAGGGCCAGCCCGTCCACAACTTCGGCGACCAGGCGTTCGGCTGGGTCGACCTCCTCCAGGCCACCAGGGACTCGATCAACACCGTGTACATGCAGCTCATCCAGAAGGCGGGACCAGCCGAGGTCGCCAAGCTCGCGATGCAGACCGGCGTGGACGCCACCCTCTCCTCGAGCGAGAAACGGCCCAGCCTGGACAGGCTGCCCTCGCTCGCCCTCGGTGCCAGCGAGGTGAGCACGCTGCAGCTTGCCGCGGCCTACGGCACCTGGGCCAACCGGGGCGTCTACGCCCAGCCCTATGTGGTCGAGGAGATCACCGACCTGGCGGGCAGGCGCATCACCATACCCGGCGTGGACGGGCGGCCCGCACAGAAGCACCGGGTGAAGCCGCGGCGGGTGGTCAGCGAGAACGTGGCCGACACCATCAACTACGCCCTGCGGGGCGTCATCAAGGACGGCAGCGGAGCCAAGGCCGACATCCGGCGGCCGGCGGCCGGGAAGACCGGGACCACCAACGACTTCACCGACGCGCGCTTCGTCGGCTACACTCCGAACCTCGTCGCGTCGGTCTGGATGGGGTACAACGACCAGAAGCAGAAGCTCGAGAACGTACACGGCGTGCGCAACGTGTCGGGCGGCTCGTTCCCGGCCATCATGTGGCACGACTTCATGACCATCGCGCTCAAGGGCACCCCGCCGCTGGACTTCACCCCGCCGGTCTTCGACGGCGAGGTGCTGAACTCGACCACGACGCTGAACAGCTCAACGACTGCCACACTGCCCCCCACCACGCTCCCGCCGTCCACGGTCCCGCCCCGGACGAACCCGTCCAAGCGGCGGTCCACCACGACCCTGCCGGTCTCCAGCCTGCCGCCGTCGTCGAGTTCGCCGGTCCCGGACACCACCACCGTCCCGAACCAGAACGCCAACCTGGCCGGGCGCCAGCGACCGCCTCCCTCCACGGTCGGCGGCTAGCCGGGGTGGTTTCGCATTGGGGCTAGCCCTGCGGGCCGCCACCGCCGTGCGGGCCGCACACCTGGTCACCCGTGCGCCGCGCCTGCCGTCGCGGCAGGCGCAGCTCGTGATCGTGGGGCTGTGGGCGGCCACCCGGGTCGTGCTGCTGGTGGTCTCGCTCAACCCCAGGCTGTACTCGGCGGCCCTGTTCGGCGACGTCCGCCTCTACGGGGCCAAGGCCGAGCGCATGTTCCAGGGGGAGCTTCCCTACCGGGACGTGGCCATCGAATACCCGCCTGGCAGCGTGCCCTTCACGATCGTCCCCGGCCTGGTGGTCGGGACCGGTGCCGGTTACCGGCTCGCGTTCGTCCTCGAGATGCTGGTCGTGGACGCGGTCGGCCTGTGGGCGGCGGTCCGGCTGGCCCGGCTCCTGGACGCCGGCCGTCGGCGGATCCCCCTCGCCTACGTCGGGATCATGGCTGCCATCGGGCCGCTGCTCGTGCTCCGCTTCGACCTCCTGCCCGCGGTCTGCGTCCTGCTGGCCGCCACCCTGGCCGCGGAGGGCCGGGCCGGGCCGGCCGCGGCCGCGCTCGGCTACGGCGCCGCGGCCAAGCTCTATCCGGGCGTACTCCTGCCCCTGCTCATCCTCGGCCTGGTGCCGGCGGGGGGCTGGTGGCGGTCGCTGCGCCGCACGGTCCCCGCCTTCCTGGCCGGGTTCGCGCTCACCGTGGTGCCCGCCCTCGCCCTGTCGGTCAAGGGCACCCTCGGAGCGGTGCTCTACCACGTGGAGCGCGGGGTGCAGATCGAGAGCCTCTGGGCGACCGCGATCGGCTTGGCCCACCTGGCCGGCTGGCTGCCCGCGCGCACGGTTCCCGGGTTCGGCGCCTACGACCTCCAGTCCAGCGTCTCCGGGGTGGCCAAGGTCGTGTCGACTGCGGCCACGGCGGTCGCCCTGCTCGGTGCGGCCTGGCTGGTATGGCGCCGGTCGCGGCGCTCGGGCGGGCTCCGCCCGGCCGACTGGGCGGGTGCGTTCGCCGTCGGCGTGTTCGCGTTCGTGTTGCCGACCCGTGTGCTCTCCCCCCAGTACCTGGTCTGGCTGGGCGCACCCATGGCCGGCCTGGCCGACCGGACGACGGGCCGTCGCGCCCTCTGGGTGCTGGTGGCGGCCGTCGTGATCAGCCAGGTGATCTTCCCGTTCCGCTACACCCAGCTCCGCCACCTGGAGGCGTTCGACATCTGCCTGCTCGCCGCCCGCAACCTCCTCCTGCTGGCGTCCGGCGTGCTCACCGTCCGAGCCTTCCACCAGAGCCAGGACCGGGAGCCCGCCGCGCCTGGTTGAGCCTGCGGCGCCTGGTTGAGTGCGCGGCGCCGGTTGAGCCTGCGGCGCCCTGCCCGGGGGCTGTGGACAGCTGCGGGCAGACTGTCATGGGGTGATGGCAGACTGTGCACATGGCTGGGAACGCACGTTCGATCACCGCCCTCCGGGCCGCCAGGCCGTTGCCCGGTGGAGCGGCACGCTGCTACCCTCGGTCGGCTCCACACTCCTGCTCCCGCCTGGGGGCCGCTTCAGTCCAGAGGAGGTGACATGCGTCACTACGAAGTCATGCTCATTCTCGATCCCAGCCTGGAAGACAGAGACGCCAAGGCTGCGGTCGACAAGTACCTCACGACGGTCACGAGCCGGGACGGCAAGATCACCGGCATCGACCACTGGGGCAAGCGTCGGTTCGCCTATGAGATCCGGCACATGAACGAGGGCTATTATTCGGTGGTGGACCTCGAGGCCACACCCGAGACGGTCGACGAGCTCTCTCGAGTGCTCGGTCTGGCCGACAACGTAATCCGGCACAAGGTCATGCGCCCGCAGGCCGCCTAGACCAGCCGTGACGTCTCCTTCCCCGCGGCCCTGACGGGCCTGGTTCCTACTGGCCGTGCCCGGCGGCAGCCGGCGCGGGATGCGAGTGAGGTGTACTGGTGGCAGTCGACAACCAAGTCATGCTCGTCGGCAACCTGACCGACGACCCGGAGCTGCGCTTCACCCCCAACGGGGCGGCAGTGGCCAACTTCCGCCTGGCCGTGACTCCCCGGGTGCGCGATGGCGACCAGTGGAAGGACGGCGAGACGTCGTTCTTCCGCGTCAACGTCTGGCGCCAGCAGGCCGAGAACATCGCCGAGACCCTCCAGAAGGGCAGCCGGTGCATCGTGGTCGGCCGGCT contains:
- the rpsF gene encoding 30S ribosomal protein S6; amino-acid sequence: MRHYEVMLILDPSLEDRDAKAAVDKYLTTVTSRDGKITGIDHWGKRRFAYEIRHMNEGYYSVVDLEATPETVDELSRVLGLADNVIRHKVMRPQAA
- a CDS encoding glycosyltransferase 87 family protein, encoding MGLALRAATAVRAAHLVTRAPRLPSRQAQLVIVGLWAATRVVLLVVSLNPRLYSAALFGDVRLYGAKAERMFQGELPYRDVAIEYPPGSVPFTIVPGLVVGTGAGYRLAFVLEMLVVDAVGLWAAVRLARLLDAGRRRIPLAYVGIMAAIGPLLVLRFDLLPAVCVLLAATLAAEGRAGPAAAALGYGAAAKLYPGVLLPLLILGLVPAGGWWRSLRRTVPAFLAGFALTVVPALALSVKGTLGAVLYHVERGVQIESLWATAIGLAHLAGWLPARTVPGFGAYDLQSSVSGVAKVVSTAATAVALLGAAWLVWRRSRRSGGLRPADWAGAFAVGVFAFVLPTRVLSPQYLVWLGAPMAGLADRTTGRRALWVLVAAVVISQVIFPFRYTQLRHLEAFDICLLAARNLLLLASGVLTVRAFHQSQDREPAAPG
- a CDS encoding DUF5318 family protein, whose amino-acid sequence is MGRLGRAPAPGRHRSSLVTMRLVDYTLAKRAKLTELRGGRLSRTEVCDAHPELLRAARNVGESTLMPCPVCAESSLVHVTYVFGDALRQDSGRVWPRDGLAALHRSVEEFACYVVEVCTACYWNHLAQRYLLGRRHVG
- the ssb gene encoding single-stranded DNA-binding protein, which produces MAVDNQVMLVGNLTDDPELRFTPNGAAVANFRLAVTPRVRDGDQWKDGETSFFRVNVWRQQAENIAETLQKGSRCIVVGRLRTRSWETPEGEKRSVTEIEADEVGPSLKFATAKVERSSRAGSGGSGGSGGGDWAGSSAGNSRGGQFNDEPPF
- a CDS encoding transglycosylase domain-containing protein; translated protein: MAARTTMTPRVARLAQPAPRSRLRRALRWSLWLAVPVMAVGVGGVIGLVYAFAKVPLPDKVPTAQAIIVQDRYGHELTTMTPEQNRREVPLKEISPAMRVAVIAAEDRHYYQHGAISYRGLLRAAWANVTRRRVAQGGSTITQQYVKNAYLDRKRTIFRKLREVIIATKLEEKYSKDQILEFYLNTIYFGRGAYGVDAAARTYFPYFKCNNQNMNCKPAWTAKNLTPAQAAFLAGAIRSPEFYSKDRNRQSALARRNVVLRSMAEQGSLTQQQAAKATAAQLGTAKEATRRGGGIASSPAPYFLEKVRQNLVDKLGAERVNLGGFRVVTTLDPRMQTAANKVVRTVLGRKGDPLVALVALDPQTGAVRAMYGGSDYRVQKYNLATDSMRQAGSTMKPFVLEQWLNKGFSVKSAFKGPAKIVVEGQPVHNFGDQAFGWVDLLQATRDSINTVYMQLIQKAGPAEVAKLAMQTGVDATLSSSEKRPSLDRLPSLALGASEVSTLQLAAAYGTWANRGVYAQPYVVEEITDLAGRRITIPGVDGRPAQKHRVKPRRVVSENVADTINYALRGVIKDGSGAKADIRRPAAGKTGTTNDFTDARFVGYTPNLVASVWMGYNDQKQKLENVHGVRNVSGGSFPAIMWHDFMTIALKGTPPLDFTPPVFDGEVLNSTTTLNSSTTATLPPTTLPPSTVPPRTNPSKRRSTTTLPVSSLPPSSSSPVPDTTTVPNQNANLAGRQRPPPSTVGG